The Vanessa tameamea isolate UH-Manoa-2023 chromosome 8, ilVanTame1 primary haplotype, whole genome shotgun sequence DNA segment AATGTAACCTATATCTATCCTAAAGCTATAACCTATCTTATCTACCTAAAAAGACTTACCTCTTTCTgtataaaatcaaaagaaaCTACTTAGGAATATTccaaatatgtatttgaaaaaaatataaaattattcaataatagaaTTCCTATTTGACATACATTTAAACTAGGGTATTTGCAAAATAGGTATGTGGACAGAtagtattactaaaataaaacaacactaaTGTGACATCTAAACAGTgagcatatatttaaaaagagataaacatttattaagatGTTATACATAActgatgtattattattactttgtagatacttagttttaataaatttaaacctcAATCTAATGAAGTAAATTTTCTATGGTCAAATATATGAAATGACTTAGACACttttaaaggtaaatattttaaatacaaaatttaagagAGATATAAAGTCAATCTATCAACACTTTGTAACTTTAAATTGGAAAGgcttaaaaatatgtcttacaggataataacaaataagtaaTAGCCTCAAATCATTCCCACTGATATAAATATTCTCATTACAATAGAATTGGAACAATAAATATCAGACTAGACTCAGCTTTTAAACTAGTGGCATCAATAACATCTCATTTTAAACATGCATAATCATCAACTCAAAACTTACTTGAGACCTCAGATTAGcagtatattatttcaaaaatatttattaaatgttttcactcagagatataatatgtattacaataaaatttaacaagacATCTGTGTCGAGATGTCTTTTCCTATAAAGGTCTCAAGTTAACTGCCCCACTATATCACAACTTAATACTAAAGATACACATAAATACATTGAACATGcacattatatttaatgcaaGAGGTCACTACTTGCCACCGCACCTACGATCTACATCTTGGGAACATTTATCATGACTAATGCAAATTCAACTAACATACTATATATCACTAAAAAAGtagtatttgaaataatttagttCAGTTCATAGTATAAATACATCTTTGACAATTTGAAATCTTCatttatctgtttttaattttatgttttggaATTTCTATCTCCATACTTAAGTGCACATACAATTACATTAAGATCATTCTAATAGAGTACtgctagaataatttaaatacatagccTAAATATAGACTTGGATCTAATTTTTAAAGACAACATCAATTTGGCATTTTATTGAGCTGTCAATGTGATAATTTTGTAATCTTATTCTATGAATAATGTACTATAAAGGTTGTACACAGTTCTCATGTTAAAATACTACTCAGCAAAATCCTGTTATATAATActcatttatgaaataaatatgcttTGCAAGTATGAAGGAAATAGGAAATATGTTTGAATTGGTAAAACATCAACTATCGTTAAACAtccataaacaaatacaatactgCAATTTGAacagaaataatttatgtactCTTCTCGTTAGGTAAACATTGTAAGAAGCATACATTTACACATGTAGGTCTAATAATGCTACcagaaatatctatatattactGATACTAATAAATGATAGGATTTTAGTTCATGActtgttttttaaactaaaagagACAATTACACTGTTTTACaggctattttatttaattcacaaatCATGAACTAAAACTTTGTTTAAAACATGTTGTTTGTTCTTTTTCACTCATTCTGTTTTTATGTGTACACAAATGTGTATTGTCCATGTTTCCAACTTCTCAGAGTAAATGCTTCATTCACTTAATGTTCAAAACACCATTAGACAAGGAAGTCACAGAAAGTTGACTCACAGTGTAGACAATAGTTCAGTCAAATTTAAAATCCTAAGCATGGTAGCCAGCATAGTGGAAAGTAAAAACCGGCTTGGTATCAAACGTTTGTACGTTTGGAGCTCCGGAGGCGAGCCAAACCGGACTGTAACCGCTAAGATTGATTGTTCTGCTTATTTGACCTCAAACGAGCTAAGCCAGAACGCTCTTCTTCTTCATCGCTTGTGCAAGACAGGCCACCAACAGCACCACGTGATGATGTGGCTTGAATCAAATCTTGGTCAGGTCCATTTCTGCTTTCATACAGTAAAATGCCTAATGTTTCTTCATATATTCTGGCTTCAGGAAATTCCACTTTAGTATGTTTCTTATCAGTTGCGTAAACAATTGATGTACAGCAAACTTCAGCACACTTTTTGCCATGACCAAAGAAAGACCAGCAGCAGATTTCATTGGAGCCAATAACATCCTTTATAAAAAGGACACGCCCACTGAAGCGTAGAGATAGCTTgtcaaataattcaatattttttagtaaattatcaTCTGATGTGCTTGTATAAGAGTACTTGTTGTTGTGTCTGTTGATCAGCAGTTTTACAACAGGCTGTGGGAAAAATgagataattattttcaaaactaataacatttatagtttACGTTgccataaatatcataattcaattaaatttttaaaccatTAACTCATAATACAAACCTTAGAAGTTGACATAATAAGAAGTTGTTCTTCTTTATGTGATGTTATTAAAGGAACTCTGCATATTGGCTCTGCTTCTCTCTCTTTCTTACTTAGAGCTTGTTGGCATGAATCGGTGAGCTCTtcgattaaaaagtatttagctTCAGCTAATAATTCCATTATTTCCCGAAAGGTATCAGGCAGTGCCACAGTTCCATCACGAAGATAATTCAGAATAGTACCAAAATGCTTGCCACAACGATCGATTAATATCCATcctacaaaatttaatatacataaataaatataactagatagtttgataaataactagtgtttgtaaaaaaatacaattaggtACCTTCTGAATCTGTAAGAACCTccattctaccgctaaacattGTTCTCAGCATATTATCACTTTTGGTTAAAGTACCAattgtagtataaaataaagttccacctacgtttaattttacatattgcGATGGGCTACCCTTTATCAATGTTTTGTGATCGCCCGACATTTTATAACACTAACTTGTGGATACCTTATAACACAAATAATGATAACACGTCAAATAATTGCGTGTTGTGAAAATCACAAAATCTtaagcttaaattattatttcaatcatTCTGTGaacaaaattttctttaacaGCGTTAGAATTATAGCCCTAATAAGCACCGCCAGGcgccatttataaaatttacatttaccaTCACAGATATTTGATAatcgataaatattacatacagataaaaagtacaataaaaacgTAACAGACTATACACTAAGAAACCGAAAAACTAAGTACGAAtaagtaattttgtatatatataatatattaaaaaaatgaaatgtaactatttgaatttaccattaaatttaattattaagtaatatgatgtaaaatttaaatggctATAAATGGTTTGacgtaaaaagtttttaagatGTGCAATTTGTAGAGAATCCAATGAGTTTTAGAAGAATTCAAGttctttaataattacaaagcaTCGTTGTTAGTTGCAAGTTTTGAAAAAACTATGAGAAAACTAAGATTTCcacaaaatcaaaaattttgGATAGTTTAGCTCGCTCTAGATGCCAGTTTTCTTGGATAACCGATACGACTTGTACCGGTGCCGGGTCTTGTTATATTATCTTACAAACTAGGACCACCTCACTATTCAGCAGCAGCATATGCTGGGTGGTGCTTGTGTCTACGCCACACCAATGACACATCAAGATGTTATCGTCAATTCCAAGCTGTTGGTAGAGATAAACGAAAACTATATTCGAGAATCGTGATAAAAGGGTAAGATGGCGTAGGATTTTAACGGGTAATGAAAATCAAGTATGAAAACGGAAACGGAGAGTTCCTCCCACTTTACGACACAAcacataataaaatgataattaaatataaagtaatataaagtaATGAATACTATCGTACTCCCCCAATTTCGGTCTTCATCGACTATGAGAAGACAAGTcccgaaatattaaaaatataagaataaatgcAGTGTCATCTTAGcttaaataattcaatgaagTAAATTATCTTTGGATAATAAcagagaaattttaataaaccagAATATCCAATACAAATACACTCATGTACTTAAAGAACATCGCTATATGATTCAACTATTCTattcactgggccatctctgggCAACACTATACAATTGTAGCGAAAGTCAAAAGTCAATGTATATCAAGTTAAGGAATAAAACTCTTTATTCTCTTTAatcgatttgtttattttaatttatgtatatgttacatttcatgcttttataaaataatacaaatggtAAGTTTgccattattatacattttatggtGTTTTTAAAGGTTGCAATTCTCTTGAATCAAGACTTCTATTTTTACGTCCAAATGTTTGGGCTTCTTCTAGCGTTTCCGGTAGTTTCGCTTTTAAAGTTTCGGGTAGCAAATACGATGCTAAAATACCCAGTAAACATGTGAGTGACACGATAATACCAGGTAACCTTGAATCAATTCGCCGGCCCtataacacaatataaataacatattaggACAATTATAATGCACAAGTAAAGTAAACTATGTTGTTATTTACACTTTTTCCTAATTAAGGGTACAGAATGCAGGGTACTGAGTTTACAAAAGTTAAagaaacattgtatttttatcataatcgcttcatcatcatcatcctactgcccttatcccaatttacttggggtcggcgcagcatgtcttcttcttccatacttctctatcgacgtcatctcacaagtaacataatcataatcgcttctaatacattaaatattgcatGATAAAAATAGTATAGAATAATGTGTGggacaaaacatatatatttactaaaatattgtgTTGCTACATCTACTCcttaatatcttataaaagaCATAAAGACAGAGAGAATTTGTGCTCGTGATGaaaatctttttcttttttgtctCGATAGCGTCATATttctcaatttttattatttaggtatatttctCCCTTTTCTAAAGTTAACAtcgttaacattataaataataaaaagttacctcactttatataatatgatcacGAATAATTCTCTAAgagaaaaactaaaaataaaataaaaataaacgtaatcTTTACCAAATATAACACATAAGGTGCCACTACTGAAGTTGTTCCAGCTACGATATTTCCTAAAGCCGTACCCGTTTGTCGAATACAAGTTGGGTAAAGTTCCATGTTTagcaaattaattacaaaaaatgtcaCAGTTGTTGCTAATCTAGCAACAATGTTCAATAAAGTTCCCATCCACCATTTGCGAATCCATCCTCCTGCGCCTAAATTAGAATAgaaagtttattttcaaaatcttaTAGATAAATAAGTACACATAAAAACACTGCAGAGTAAAAACTAACAAGTCCCATTTTGAACCAAACCTGATACAAAGTGAACTTGATGACAAAatcatcatttataaatattatgtttataaaatttacatttaccaTCACACCCAATATCGATaatcgataaatattaaatacaaaaaaaaacgtacatTAAAATCGACAAACATACAATAACAGAATATACAcagaaatttttattattttagaccgGGAATCATGCATGAAAAACTatatgaaatgtattaaaaaaaaactgaaatgtaattattttaatttaatcttaaattaaattattgagttatatgatattaaatttcaaagcattttcatctagtatattttatgtacgtactATTTTCTCTAATAGCTAAACTTGTCCACATGGCTGCTATAACTCCGATTGATACTATTCCTGTATAACGGCGACCAATTTTATCCGCCAGCCAAGCCGCTAGATAGACTGAAGGAACCTCTATTAATGATTGCCATGCGAAATCGAGAAATGGGTTTCCGTCTGTTTTTTCTCCTGATCTCATCAATAACAGCACATAGCTCAACGAAGCAACAATCCTGTAAGTTATTGgaggtttattaaaataatattcaaaaaaatgtaatcattacGATTataggcatttttttttaatttttgcacgAATGTGATTTCGGTTGTcccttgtttaaaataaaaaaatacgtaaaactgTAAATTCTATACGAGTATTGTGTTAATGTATTgggaaatttaattgttttcgtttgtttatattataagcgaattatttttttactatatatttaaaataaaattgtaattaatttttaatgaacccTTATTTTGCCATGTcctattaaataattgtcagATTTGAATACCATTTTTTCTAAAATCTGGCTTTATTAACATCAACACATAGttttattgaagaaatattgaaattgtctCCTGAATGTGATATATGTGTTTTTTACATTActtattcaaaaaatttaattaattattaaattgtaacctGAAAAACTGTCCACTGTAGAAAATTCAACTGAGTTACGTCATTTTctcaatgaatatattaaaatattaccgcTATTCCGGTTTATATTTTGAGACTAACAACCCTAGTTTCACTTCCATTAGTTTCGTGTAACGCAAGAAGATACCACGTCTTAGCTGCGTGCGTAACCGATTTCCACTTATTTACGCTGATTACTCggtgtgtaaattattttgttataagaaaTGTACTGTTTCGGAACAATTAAAATGTCTTATTATCTAAAATGTGGTTATTTGCTTGAAGTTAGTAACTCTATCTGgaaatttgcaaaataattgttataaccTAAAAATCCGTTACGTCAGCTGAGAAATGATTTCTCAGCTGAACAGTTTTCGTAAATCAGTAGAAACTAAATCCGCGTTTACATTGCTAAAATACTGTTATcctcaaaattatattttaacccgACTGCCCTGAAGGAgggtaatgttttttttgtgtatttgaatttttttttctttaaaaggtttttttattaagatatttataatattttaaaattggaagtgAAAAAGTacctattaaattttttttttttaaattaagttataaaaaataaagccttaattaatgtttattaagacACGTACTTACAAGTTATTGTGGTAGATATTGAAATGGCACTTACTGCAGCTGAGAGAATGAAAAAATACCGgagaaaattaaaacaagatcCAAAAAGATATAgagttaaagttaaaaaaaagctaaAGTGAAAAGTAAgagtaagaaaataaatgaactaaCGGAAGATGAAAAAGAAAAGAAGAGGAAAAAGTGGCGAGAACAGAAATGCAAACAGAAAGAAAAACAAGTTTTAAGTAATCGAAATAATACTCTATCTACAAAAAATGAatctaaaagaaaataaacgaaaaacgAATAGGAACAGATTAGGTCGAAACTACAATAATGgcctaaaaaaataaagcattgaAGACAGCACTTCAGACAGCAAGAAAGCAATTTTATCGTTACAAAATAGTGACAAAATGAAGGGCCGAGAAGAAGTTTTGGGATATTCCTTAAAAACAACATacgaaaaatgtaaaaaatatagggACATAAATATGCTCAAAGGTTTGACTAAAAATGAAAGAGCGAAAATTGcaagaaaaatgttttacgtTTCTAAGTTATTGGGTTTAAAGTCTTTGGCACGCAGTCGTATGAAGaaagttaaaataaacgtaGTATGCAGAGAAATAGAGACATTCTTTAACAGAGATGATATAAGTAAGAGTACAGCGGGAAAAAAAGAGTGCCGCacgttacaaaaacaaaaagaacAGATTCGTTACCTCACTGAACGTATCAGTGAGGTAACGAATCTGTTCtttttcaaaaaacattttttataactgGAAACACCAGCAAAATGAATATCGGACATGCGTCAAAGATCTGAAACAACACGAGTCACTGATACTTTGTGATTTTTCTGAAAATTACAGTTACAAATTAGCTGAAGAAATTCAGTCTATACATTTTGGTGCTGCTAAACGACAACTTACACTTCATACAGGAATTATTTATTGGAATGACGGTTCACAGTGCTTCTGCAGCATTTCTGACATCAACTCATTCCTGCAGCTATATGGGCTCATCTCTTACCAGTTATCAAATTCGCTAAAGAATGCAATCCATCAATTACTACCGTTCATTTTTATTCTGATGGTCCGAGTACTCAGTATCGACAAAAGAACTTTTTcttgcataatatatttacatttaaattgggCCTTAAATATTCGACTTGGTCTTTCTCTGAGAGCGGGCATGGTAAATCAGTGGCCAATGGAATTGGAGGTACGGTGAAAGGTCACTACACAAACACGTAGCGTACGGGTATGATGTTAGTGGTTTACAtgcatttgaattattattaaaatgtctcAAGTCCAttaaatgcttctatattgCAAGTTCTGACatagaaaatataagaaaattaattccAAATAATCTAAAACCCCTGTTAACACTGAACCTAAAACAGGCACCATGTTAACACACCAAATTATTGCTGCTTCTCCAACTAAAATACAATACCGATGCCTTTCTTGTTTCTGTGGTGAGAGAAGGGGATTGTGTGATTGTTATGACccacgtattaatatatttgaaaataaggaAGTACAAACCGATTTACATTCCAATATTCCTAACCAAATAACCGTATCAGATGAAATTCATACCAGATCTCACAAAAATAGTACTACAAACTACAAGTACTACAACTGCTATCAATGCAGCAAAGACCACTGTAAATTCCAATACAGAAACTAACGTAAAAGGTTTGGATAGCATTGAAAAAATTGTGTCTTTAGATGAGAATGATTTTATaccatttgatttaattaatgtaataccgattgaaattcattttttttattttttttttattttatagggggcaaacgagcaggaggctcacctgatggaaagtgattaccaccgcccatggacatcggtaacaccaggagggttgcaggtgcgttgccgacctTTTAGGatggagtacgctctttttttgaaggttcccaagtcgtatcggttcggaaaaaccgccggcgaaagctggttccacagagtggttgtgcgaggcagaaaatgtcttaaaaatcgctctgttgtggattttcggacatatAGGTGgtacgggtgaaatttagaattttgacgagatgtccgaaggtgaaattgagctgccgggattaatccaaacaattcctcggaacattcctcgtggaaaattcggtagaagatgcagagtgatccaacatctctacgcagaaccaaaggatcgagcagatcagaaagggcttgatcttcgacaattcgagctgctctacgttggatacggtcaaatggaaggagctggtactggggagcacccgcccagaggtgagagcactATTCCATGTggggccgaatttgcgccttgtatagtcttaggcgatgtgccgacgtgaaatactgtcttgccttgctgagcacaccgagcttttttgatgccaatttggttttgccttccaattgaccgcggaactgaacgaggctcgaaatatcaacgccaagtattccgatactagctgtggcggctatcggaatgttctcaaatcgtggagatacgacgaatggtatttttttggcggttaacgcgcaaacttgcgtcttttaggggttgaagtggactaggtttagccggccccagttcgagactttgtttaacgaagactcgatttcagacacaagtttgttccggttttcttcgacgtttttcccagaaatattagcacggccggtgtatgaggtgtctacggtactgtcgtctgcatagcagttaatgttactgatttgcaacaagtcattgatatgcagaagaaacagagtgggtgctAGAAAaaagccttgtggaacaccagcattgacgaatttttggtcggagcatgcaccgccgacaacgaccttgatgctccgatctgccaagaagttggtaatccaattgcataatttcccgggaagcccataggaagaaagcttcgaaagaagggctttgtgccaca contains these protein-coding regions:
- the LOC113399871 gene encoding BTB/POZ domain-containing adapter for CUL3-mediated RhoA degradation protein 3, translated to MSGDHKTLIKGSPSQYVKLNVGGTLFYTTIGTLTKSDNMLRTMFSGRMEVLTDSEGWILIDRCGKHFGTILNYLRDGTVALPDTFREIMELLAEAKYFLIEELTDSCQQALSKKEREAEPICRVPLITSHKEEQLLIMSTSKPVVKLLINRHNNKYSYTSTSDDNLLKNIELFDKLSLRFSGRVLFIKDVIGSNEICCWSFFGHGKKCAEVCCTSIVYATDKKHTKVEFPEARIYEETLGILLYESRNGPDQDLIQATSSRGAVGGLSCTSDEEEERSGLARLRSNKQNNQS